In a single window of the Streptomyces sp. CGMCC 4.7035 genome:
- a CDS encoding SDR family NAD(P)-dependent oxidoreductase, which translates to METCLPQRGNPVQPSAFLPRRGETAGRCRGFWPVHDTPASGVTAEPLPRRRTMRGKLTGRKAWVTGGARGIGAAVAHRLAADGADVAINERRRTDRPDIIGQCPQSGLLPRPLCVE; encoded by the coding sequence ATGGAGACGTGCCTACCGCAACGGGGAAACCCGGTGCAGCCCTCCGCCTTCCTCCCTAGGCGAGGAGAAACAGCCGGCCGCTGCCGTGGGTTCTGGCCCGTACACGACACTCCCGCATCGGGCGTGACCGCCGAACCCCTGCCACGGAGGAGAACGATGCGTGGAAAACTAACGGGCAGGAAGGCCTGGGTCACCGGTGGCGCACGAGGGATCGGCGCAGCAGTGGCCCACAGGCTCGCCGCTGACGGGGCCGACGTTGCGATCAATGAGCGAAGGCGGACGGATCGTCCTGACATCATCGGCCAGTGCCCACAAAGCGGTCTTCTACCACGCCCTTTATGCGTCGAGTAA
- a CDS encoding SDR family NAD(P)-dependent oxidoreductase — MSEGGRIVLTSSASAHKAVFYHALYASSKAAVESIALNLSPELLTKITRPLPRSVILGA; from the coding sequence ATGAGCGAAGGCGGACGGATCGTCCTGACATCATCGGCCAGTGCCCACAAAGCGGTCTTCTACCACGCCCTTTATGCGTCGAGTAAAGCCGCCGTCGAATCCATCGCACTCAACCTCAGCCCTGAACTCCTGACGAAGATCACTCGGCCCCTGCCGCGATCCGTCATCCTCGGTGCGTAG